From the genome of Burkholderia pyrrocinia:
GCTTCGGACGCACCGGGCCGCGACGGCGCGGCTGCTGGAATTCGACGGCCTCGATCAGCGCACGCGTGAGCTTCGGCGTCGGCAGCTTCGCCATCGCCGCCGCATACGCGTCGTCGACCGAGCGCATCAGTGTGCCGATGCCCGTCTTCTTCGCAGCCGAAATGAAGTGCGATTTCGCGAAGTCGAGGAATTTCAGCTTGCGGGTCAAATCCGCTTTCGCACGATCGCGCGCGTGGTCGTCGAGCCCGTCCCACTTGTTGACGCCGATCACGAGCGCACGGCCCTGCTCGACGACGAAGCCGGCAATGTGCGCGTCCTGGTCGGAGATGTCCTGCTGCGCATCCAGCAGAAGAATGACGACGTTCGCGTCGGAGATCGACTGCAGCGTCTTCACGACCGAGAACTTCTCGATCGCTTCGAAGACCTTGCCGCGGCGCCGCAGGCCGGCCGTGTCGATCAGCGTGTATTTCTTGCCGTTACGCTCGAAGTCGACGTAGATCGAGTCGCGCGTCGTGCCCGGCATGTCGAACGCGATCACGCGATCCTCGCCGATCAGCGCGTTCACGAGCGTCGACTTGCCGACGTTCGGACGGCCGACGATCGCGATCTTGATGCCGCGCGACGGGTCGTTGTCGTCTTCCTCTTCCGGCTGGTCCGCGTACGCGACTTCCAGCGCCTCGTTGATCATGTCGGTCACGCCGTCGCCGTGCGCGGCCGAGATCGCGCGCGGATCGCCGAGCCCGAGCTCGTAGAAGTCCGTCGCGACCGCCGTGTACTTCATCCCCTCGGCCTTGTTGACGACGAGGAAGATCGGCCGGCCGGTCTTGCGCAGGTAGTCGGCGATCGACTTGTCCTGCGGCGCGAGCCCGTTGCGGCCGTCGACGATGAACACGACGACGTCGGCTTCCTCGACCGCCTGCCGCGTCTGGCGCGCCATTTCGTGCAGGATGCCGTCCTTCGCGACGGGTTCGAAGCCGCCCGTATCGACGACCAGGTACGGCCGCTCGCCGACGCGCCCTTCGCCGTAATGGCGATCTCGCGTCAGGCCCGGCAAGTCGGCAACCAGCGCATCGCGCGAGCGCGTGAGCCGGTTGAACAGCGTGGATTTCCCCACATTGGGGCGCCCAACTAGGGCAATGACCGGTTTCATCTGTGTTTTCTACGGTGAAGCGCAGCAGCGGGAGGCCCGCTGCTGCGGGCGGCTGCGCTGAATGAAAATATCACGAATTCGCGCAGCGCCGGATGCGCGCGCCGGGCGCGCGTTGCGCGCCGTCGTCTTTCGTCTCGAACTGCCTTTCAAATACCGAGCGGCCGGGAACACCGGCCGCCTTCATGTCGCGCGGCCGGGGCGAGCGGGACAAACCCGCCGCGCCGCGGCTGCGCATGTTTCCTGCTCGTCAGCGCGGACGGAACCCGTACAGGCCGCCGTCCTTCGTCTGCACGACGAGCGTATTGCCCGCGAGAACCGGTGCCGCCGTAATCGCGCTGCCGTCGGTCTTCATCCGCGCGATGAAGCTGCCGTCTTCGCGCGACAGGAAGTGCACGACGCCCTGGTAGTCGCCCATCACGACCGCATGCCCGAGCAGGTAAGGCACGCCGACGTCGCGGCTCTTCAGCTTGTCGTTGCGCCAGAGCTGGTTGCCCGAGGCCGCGTCGTACGCCGTCACGACCGACCAGTCGTCGCCGCCGGCGACCACCGAGTCGTCCTG
Proteins encoded in this window:
- the der gene encoding ribosome biogenesis GTPase Der, with the protein product MKPVIALVGRPNVGKSTLFNRLTRSRDALVADLPGLTRDRHYGEGRVGERPYLVVDTGGFEPVAKDGILHEMARQTRQAVEEADVVVFIVDGRNGLAPQDKSIADYLRKTGRPIFLVVNKAEGMKYTAVATDFYELGLGDPRAISAAHGDGVTDMINEALEVAYADQPEEEDDNDPSRGIKIAIVGRPNVGKSTLVNALIGEDRVIAFDMPGTTRDSIYVDFERNGKKYTLIDTAGLRRRGKVFEAIEKFSVVKTLQSISDANVVILLLDAQQDISDQDAHIAGFVVEQGRALVIGVNKWDGLDDHARDRAKADLTRKLKFLDFAKSHFISAAKKTGIGTLMRSVDDAYAAAMAKLPTPKLTRALIEAVEFQQPRRRGPVRPKLRYAHQGGQNPPIIVIHGNALDAVTETYKRYLENRFRETFSLTGTPLRIEFRSSNNPYADKG